CGGCAGCCAGTCCTTATCGCGGGCCACCGCTGGTGACGCGCATCGCGACAGGGGTCCGACGAGGCCGGCGCCTACGTGTCCGGCACGCTGGCCCGCCTGTCCCCTCCAATCCCTCCACTGACGCCACTGTGGGCCGCCGCCTGCCCCTCCCCCGCCCTACACGCCCCCGACCTCCCCTATGTCTCCTTGCGCCCCCTACGTGCATGGTTCCATCCCCACTccccctctataaatacccctcgccCTCGCCTCCTCTTCCCCACCTATCTCATAGCATCaccatcatcctcctcctctaCATCTCGAGTATGACCATAGTCGACCGATCCATGGAGGTGAGACCCGCGAACTCCACCAGGCTGGGTCCGGCGGCCTGCGAGAAGGACGCCGAGAAGCTggggttcatagaagagatgaccGTGAACGCGGACAAGGTGCAGGAGAAGGTGTTGTCGGAGATCTTGGGCCAGAACGCGGAGACCGAGTACCTGCATAGGTACAAGCTCGGCGGCGCCGCTGATCGGAAGACGTTCAAGTCCAAGATACCCATGGTGACCTACGAGGACCTACGGCCGGAGATCCAGAGGATCGCCAACGGCGACCGGTCCGCCATCCTCTCGGCTCACCCCATATCGGAGTTCCTCACCAGGTGCTACTCGATCACTTGGTTGAATTTGATCCGAGAGATGGTGACTTAATTCTTTACGTGTGGGATATCTTTATATATACAGTTCGGGGACGTCGGCCGGCGAGCGGAAACTGATGCCGACCATCCAAGAAGAGCTGGACCGGCGGCAGCTCCTCTACAGTCTTCTCATGCCCGTTATGAACCTGTGGGTATCTCTTCCTTGTTGTTTTCTTTTAGCTAGCGATGGTTTGTATACTAATCAGGACTCCCATCTCCATCTGCGTCGGCTACAGATATCTTTTCATTATTGTGGTAGATGATTCCTCCAGTGGACTATGGGCTTAAACAAATTTAATGTCTGCACCTTCTCAAAAACAAAACCACAAGTCGAGATCAGAAAGTAGTTAatattttccttcttcttcttcttcttcaatctaTTCTATAGCCCGAGTTGCAACCAACCCTATCTAACTCGCACTAAACAAATTTGTAGGATATATCTTATTATAGATTTCGCTTGCTAGTCTATTGCTGTTTAAATTTGCAAACAATTTTGTGTTTGTTTACAAGCCTCTTTGGTGCAACAACTTGTCCATATATTGAATCGCATGTTGAAGGAGTGTCACAATGAGAAATCCATCATCTTAATTGAGGTCAAACTTGGAGATGGTGATAGTATTTTGGTTATCGATGTGGTTTGTCAATGGTCAGATACGTGGCTGGGCTGGACAAAGGGAAGGGGCTCTACTTCCTGTTTGTCAAGTCGGAGAGCAAGACGCCCGGCGGCCTCCCCGCCCGCCCGGTGCTCACCAGCTACTACAAGAGCCACCACTTCCGCGCCCGCCCCTTCGACCCCTACAACGTCTACACCAGCCCCACCGCCGCCATCCTCTGCGCCGACGCCTTCCAGAGCATGTACTCCCAGATGCTCTGCGGCCTCCTCGACCGCCTCGCCGTCCTCCGCGTGGGCGCCGTCTTCGCCTCCGGCCTCCTCCGCGCCATCCGCTTCCTCCAGCTCCACTGGCAGGAGTTCGCCCACGACATCGCCACCGGCACACTCAGCTCCATGGTCACCGACGCCGCGGTCCGCGACGCCGTGGCCGAGGTGCTCAAGCCCGACCCCGGCCTCGCTGAGTTCATCGTGTCGGAGTGCGCTGCCGGCGACTGGGCCGGCATCATCACCAGGATCTGGCCCAACACCAAGTACCTTGATGTGATCGTCACGGGCGCCATGGCGCAGTACATTCCCACCCTCGAGTACTACAGCGGCAGCTTGCCGATGACGTGCACCATGTACGCGTCCTCCGAGTGCTACTTCGGCATCAACCTCCGCCCCATGTGCAAGCCCAGGGAGGTCGCCTACACCATAATGCCCAACATGGCTTACTTCGAGTTCCTGCCCCTCGACTCAGCGGCGGCCGCGGCGTCCGGACCTCCGCCTCAGCTCGTGGACCTGGCCGACGTCGAGGTCGGGAAGGAGTACGAGCTGGTGATCACGACCTACGCGGGGCTCTACCGTTACCGGGTGGGCGACATCCTGCACGTCACCGGCTTCCACAACGCGGCGCCGCAGTTCCGGTTCGTGCGGCGAAAGAACGTGCTGCTGAGCATCGAGTCGGACAAGACGGACGAGGCGGAGCTGCAGCGGGCGGTGGAGAGGGCGACGGAGCTGCTGAAGCCGTGGGGGGCGACGGTGGTGGAGTACACGAGCCAGGCGGACACGAGGGCCATCCCGGGGCACTACGTCATCTATTGGGAGCTGCTGGTGAAGGAAGGAGAAGGGGGGAGGTGGCCGGGGAAGGAGGCGCTGGAGGCGTGCTGCCTGGAGATGGAGGAGGCCATGAACACGGTGTACCGGCAGAGCCGGGCGGCGGACGGCTCGATCGGGCCGCTGGAGATACGGGTGGTGCGGGGCGGCACCTTCGAAGAGCTCATGGATTACGCCATCGCCAGGGGTGCGTCCATCAACCAGTACAAGGTGCCGCGCTGCGTCACCTTCCCACCTATCATCGAGCTACTGGACTCGAGGGTGGTGGAGGCACACTTCAGCCCCGCCACCCCTAAGTGGACCCCTCGCCGGAACTACTAGCCGTGCGCCATTTTAGTGCTTAGTTTGCTCGGTGataaggtgtgtgtgtgtgtgtgtgtgttgcagATGGACTTAACCCGTCAACGGGACGCAGTGGGTAAAGGGATCCTAATAAATGGACAAAACCACCTACCCGTGGGTTTAGATTTTAGATGTATGACAACGTATCCGTTCCATCTTCCTTCTCAGTCGTCCGCTCCTTTGTTTCTTCGGAAACATTATGTGGTTGACTCTTTCTCAGAATATATCCATACAAGTCTCTGT
Above is a genomic segment from Musa acuminata AAA Group cultivar baxijiao chromosome BXJ3-4, Cavendish_Baxijiao_AAA, whole genome shotgun sequence containing:
- the LOC103982156 gene encoding probable indole-3-acetic acid-amido synthetase GH3.1; amino-acid sequence: MTIVDRSMEVRPANSTRLGPAACEKDAEKLGFIEEMTVNADKVQEKVLSEILGQNAETEYLHRYKLGGAADRKTFKSKIPMVTYEDLRPEIQRIANGDRSAILSAHPISEFLTSSGTSAGERKLMPTIQEELDRRQLLYSLLMPVMNLYVAGLDKGKGLYFLFVKSESKTPGGLPARPVLTSYYKSHHFRARPFDPYNVYTSPTAAILCADAFQSMYSQMLCGLLDRLAVLRVGAVFASGLLRAIRFLQLHWQEFAHDIATGTLSSMVTDAAVRDAVAEVLKPDPGLAEFIVSECAAGDWAGIITRIWPNTKYLDVIVTGAMAQYIPTLEYYSGSLPMTCTMYASSECYFGINLRPMCKPREVAYTIMPNMAYFEFLPLDSAAAAASGPPPQLVDLADVEVGKEYELVITTYAGLYRYRVGDILHVTGFHNAAPQFRFVRRKNVLLSIESDKTDEAELQRAVERATELLKPWGATVVEYTSQADTRAIPGHYVIYWELLVKEGEGGRWPGKEALEACCLEMEEAMNTVYRQSRAADGSIGPLEIRVVRGGTFEELMDYAIARGASINQYKVPRCVTFPPIIELLDSRVVEAHFSPATPKWTPRRNY